AAGAGCGCCCCGATGATCGCACCCATCAGCACGGCGCTCACCGCCACCTCGGTCGTGACGCTTGTAAGGCTGAACTCCTCGTTGATGAAGAGGATCGCCCCGGAGATGACGCCGGTATCAAACCCGAAGAGGATCCCGGCAACGGCGGCAATTGCGGCGACGACGAGGACGAGCCCTGTGATCCGGTCGGGTTCAGGCGCCATAGGGATCCTCCCCTCGGCTGTGGGTCCGCGACATACGGGGTTTCTGCTGAACCCGATATGTGGGGCCGGGATGAGAGGGGTTCAGCATCGGGTCGTCGAGAGGGATGAGGACGGACCCCGCCCCCGGGAGAAGCGGGGTTTCGTGAAACAACAGGGATGCTCCGTCATCGGAGACTGCCGGAGATTGCATCGCATCCAGTTGCAATTCAGGTACTTAAACCTGCGCCACCCCATAGGGGGCTGCGTTCCCGCAAAGCCGGAGACGGTGCATACGCTGCCCCGCGGTGCAGGGGGCGCCGTGCTCCCGGACACGTGCGGTGATGATACGCTCCGGAGCAAGGTTCATATACCGGAGTGCGCATCCTGTGGCATGCCGGAATTGCAAGAACTCCGGGGCTCGTCCCTCCCCCGGCGTCCGGGTGGAACAATGGATAGATCTAAGGCGATTGATGGAATCCGGAAAGGGTTTCGGGCAATCGCCATCGCGTTCGTTTTCGCCACCCTGATCCCCGTACTCCTCGGCCTTCTCTTCTCCGTCCCGACCGGGAGAGTCTTTTCTCTGATCGTCTCCACCCTCCTTCTCCAGGCAAATGCCGCCTTTGTCGGCCTGGGGCTCGGCCTGAATCCCGTGTTCATTCTGGTCGTCATGATATTCGTGGAGCTCGGGATCGTCCTCGCCATCTACGAGATCCTGGATGTATTTGCCGAGCAGTCGGAGAGAGTCCGGCGTTTCACGAAGAGCACGGAAGAGAAGATGGCCAGGTACCCTATTCTACATAAGTACGGCGCAGTCACGCTCATCGTCCTCCCCGCGCTCCCGGTGATCGGCCTTTACTCCAGCGTCGTCATCGGGTGGCTTCTGCGCTGGAACAAACTCCAGTCGCTCTTCTTCGTCACGCTGGGATGGATTCTCGTCACCGGCTTCCTCCTGCTCGTGGCGCTCGGGTTCGTCCGGGTGGTCTTCTGATGCGAGCGGGATAGCATGTCCGGGGTCGTCGGTATGGACTGGTCGTTTGTTGTGGGCATCATCTACCTCCTCAACACCATCTTTGCGGTCGTCGTCATCTTCTTTGAGCGGAGAAACCCTACTGCGACCCTGGCCTGGCTGATGGTGCTCTTCTTCCTGCCGCTGATCGGGTTCGTGCTGTACCTGTTCCTCGGCCAGAACTACACCAGGCAGCGATTGTTTACCCTCAAAGAGAAGGACGACGCCACCCTCGGGTCGATCTTCGAGGAGCAGCACCGGAGACTTCTCGAAGGGCAGTACTGGCTCTCCAATCCGGAAGCGGAACAGTACCGCGACGTAATTCTCGCACTTCTCCGGAGCAACCGTGCGCTCCTGACACAGGACAACCGGATCGAGATCTACACGGACGGAAAAGAGAAGTTCGAGGCCCTGTTCGCCGCAATCAGGAACGCAAGCCACCACATCCACCTGGAATACTTCATCGTCAACAACGACGAACTCGGGCGGGAGGTCGTGCACGCGCTCGCCGCGAAGGCAAAAGAAGGCCTTGAGGTCCGGCTGCTCTTCGACGCCCTGGGAGCCCGGGCCGGGGGCGGGTCGCGGGCGGCATTCCGGGAACTGACGGATGCAGGCGGTTATATAGGCGTCTTCTTCCCCTCGATCTATCGGGTCAACTACCGCAACCACAGAAAGATCGCGGTCATCGACGGCAGGATCGGCTTCATCGGCGGGTTCAACATCGGGGACGAGTACCTGGGCAAAGGCCCCCTCGGCTACTGGCGGGATACTGCCGTGAAGATCACGGGACAGGCAGTGAAGATGTTGCAACTCCGGTTCTTCCTCGACTGGAACTTCACGACCAACGAGTACCTGAGAGCCGACCCGGTCTACTTTCCCGAACAGGACGGCGGCGGCACCACTGCCGTCCAGATCGTCTCCGGCGGCCCGGACACCCGCCGTAGCCCGATAAAGGAGGGCTACATCAAGTTGATCAACGCCGCCCGGGAGTCCGTCTACCTCCAGACCCCCTACTTCATCCCCGACGACAGCATCTCGGATGCCCTGCGCCTCGCGGCCCTCTCCGGCGTCGATGTCCGCCTGATGATCCCCTGCAAGCCGGACCATCCCTTCGTCTACTGGGCGACCCTCTCCTTCGCCGCCGACCTGCTCGATAGCGGCGTACGGGTCTACACCTACGACAACGGCTTCATCCACGCCAAGACCATCGTTGTGGACGGGAAGGCGGGATCGGTCGGGAGCGCGAACTGGGACGTGCGGAGCTTCCGGCTGAACTTCGAGGCAAACGCCTTCTTCTACGATGCGGCCGTCGGGGCGGAGGTGAAGAAGCGCTTTCTACAGGATCTTGCCCTGAGCACCGAGATCACACAGGAGTGGTATCGCGAGCGGTCCCGCCGGATCCGGATCAAGGAGTCGATATCACGGCTCTTCTCGCCCCTCGGATGAGGGTGCGCGGATGCGATACACACAGATGTCATGCAGCAGGTTGAGTTATATAGTCGAACCGGCATCCTGCTCTCGAGGTGCGTTATGTCTCTTGGTCCGGTAGAATACATGGTCATCGAGTTTCCGGGAAACCAGTTCAAAGGTGAGATCATCCCGGCGTTGCGTGAAGTGATCGACGCGGGCGTCATCCGAATCATCGACCAGGTCTTCGTGAGGAAAGACGATCGGGGCAACGTCAGCGTGATGGAACTCAAGGATCTCCAGAAGGATGCGGCAGAAGCGTTCGCCCCGCTCGCACGGGATGCCAGCACGCTCTTCGCTGAAGAGGATATCGAGAAGGTCAGCGGGATCATGGAGAACAACAGTTCCGTGGCGCTGCTCCTCTTCGAGCACGTATGGGCGACGAGGTTCCGCGACGCCGTCCTGAACGCCAACGGACGGGTGATCGCGGGCGAACGTATCGAAAAAGAGAGGGTGGATGCCGCGCTGGCATGGAAGCCCGAAGAGCAGGAAGCACTGGAGGTGGCACCATGAGAGGCGGCCGCCCGGGCCTTATCGGCACCGTAGCCCGTACTGCAGTGGTCGCGGGAACGGCCACCGCTACTTCCCACGCTGTCAATAAGCGGATACAGCAGAAAGAGATGCAGAAAGCAACGCAAGCGCAGCAGGCGGCACCATACGAAGAGCAGGTGCAGGCGGCGTCATACGAGGAGCAGGTGCAGGCGCCTGCCGGAACAGGCATAACCCAGGAGGAGAAGATGGCTCAACTCAGGGAACTCGCCGAGTTGAAGCAGATGGGCGCCCTGACGGAGGAAGAGTTCCAGCAGGAGAAGCAGAAGATCCTTGCTCAGTAGGATTGCGAGGTTCACTTTTTTCGGGTACGGAGGCTGGCTCCCGGAATGCCCGGTGGAGTGCGAAGGGCCGTCTGTCGGCGGGACGGCCGGAACCAGCGCCGCGGTTGAGCCCACGGGGCGACTGCCAGAGAGTATGATGCCCATCGGGGATTCTCCAGGGCCACATCACCCGTACTCTCCAGCCCCTCCCCTGCATTCCTCCGTGTGCCGGGACGGGTGAGGCAGGTGCAGTCACCCTTATATATCCCTCCATCCATCACGCCGCGGCGTGGGACCAGCAATACCGTGGATAATTTCATCCGGCATCGCCTGCAGGACAGATCATCTCATTTAAAAACCGTCACGAGAGATGCGCATACCCGGCGCAGAGAAGATTCCCGGGAAACAGTGATCTCACCGTTCATCAATCGCTGAAGGCCGCACACGGGCTCGTGGTCGCATGCACAGGGCCCTCCTATCTTACAGGATAGGAACAGCGGGCAGCAATCGAATGAAGGTGAAGTGTATGAAACGTGTAGCACTGAGGGCGATGATCGCCGCCATCGTCGCCATTATTTTTGTGACGGGATTCGCTTCGGCACAGATACCTCCTGTGGATCCCATGCAACCGCCAGTGGTCGAACCTCCGCAACCGCCTACGCCAACGCCTACGCGACCGCCGGTAGGCGTACTTCCGGAGCCGCCGGTAGTCGAACCTCCGCAGGTGCCAACGGCCGGGCCCACGCAACCGCCTGCACCAACGCCGACAATTGAAACCACGCAGGTGCCAATGCCAACGCTTATGCCAACGACCGAACCAGCGCAACCGCAAACGCCGACGATCGTGCCTGTACAACCGCAACCACCGGCAATCGCACCTGTGCAAACGCCAGCGACGCTGCCTCAGGAGAACGCTTCGACAGGTGCCGGGGTGCAGGTTTCAAGCGGCCCGGGGGATAAGCTGTTCCCAGCGATATCAGGGAACTATATCGTCTGGGTTGACGACAGTTCGGCCTCGGTGCAGCTCTACGACAGCACATCGGGAAACACTTCAACCATATCCGATGCAGCGTCGATTCCTCTCGAGTTGCCGTACGAACTTGCCACCGACGGGAACAGCGTCGTGTGGACGGGCGAAAGTCCGCAGGCAGAAGGGGATATTCTGTTCATCTACGACATCGCCTCAGGAAATCTGCAACAGGTGACGGACGGTTCAGGGGCGCCCGGATTCCCGGGTGTCTCACAAAACTACGTTGTCTGGATAGATGGAGACGAATTGGGCGACGTATATATCTATGATATTACAAGCGGGAACATCTCGACCGTGACCGCCGATCCCTATCTGCAGCTCTGGGCCGACATTGGTGGAAACACGATAATCTGGGGGGATAATGAAACCGAGGAAGGAGACCTTGACATCGCGGTACTGACCCTTGAGCAGCCAAGAACAAGGCTTCTGGGCGATTCGGGTGACGATGGTTTTCCTGATGTCTCGAGTGACGGCAACTACGTCGCCTGGATCAACGCCCGCGGTAATCAGACCGCCGTGTACCTCTATGACGTACTGGCAGAGAACATGACGCAGATAACCAGTGAATCCGCAAATCCTGATGCGGTCGCGGTCGACGGGAACCACGTGGTCTACTCGGACTGGCGGAACGGAAACCTTGACATCTACCTGTACGACATCAGCACCGGAGTCGAAACGCCGGTCACCCAGGACCCGTATCAACAGACCTACCCGGACATCTCCGAAGGAACGATCGTCTGGATGGGCAACAACACCGGCCCGTGGGAGATCTATACCGCGGAGGTGCCTGGGGGTCCGTCGCCTGCTCCGGTACAGACTTCTCTAGTACAACTTAACCCGGTACCGGCAGGAGCAATATAGTAAATTCGATGATCTGTGCGTACCGAAAATCCCAAGAAAACCTCTTTTTCAGAGCAGTCCCAGGCATTACGTCTTTGTAATGCTATATTCCGAGAATCAGCACAGTTAGTCCAACTGCTCCCGGATCTGCAACCGATACCATTCGATGATCTTCTGGATGGTATCATAACCCGTCCCCCTCAGGCGATACGACACCGCAGACTGGCTGGTGCCGATCCGGTCCCCGATCTCCTTCTGCGTGAGCCCCTCGAGTGTCAGCATCACGGCTTCGGCCTGTCTCTTCGTATAGCCGTCGATCATCCTGTCCAGAACGTCGCAGAAGATCGACAGCGTCGTGTTGAAGTCCTCCCAGGGGGTTGTTACGATGATACCGCGCCCGGCTTTCTTCATGGCATCCAGTTCGAGGCCGGAGAGCCGGAATGCCTCGCCGTCCCCCTCTCCGGCCAAACCGTCCCCCGGCAGGTAGCGGACGGTTCCAATCCCGACCGCGATTCGTGCATCCAGCCGGAGAGCGCTGTTGTCGCGATCGAACCCGGCGATGAACTTGAGGCGCAGGAGGACCGCATCTTTGAGCGCCTCCCCGGGGTTTGAAGAGACGCCCTGAAAACTGTCTCCGCGGAATATCGAGAACGGCGCTACGTAGTCTTTCCCGATCTCCGCCAGCGTCTCCTTCAGGCGGCGCATGCACTCTTCACCGTATGCGTTTTTGATCTCCCGGGAACGGACCAGATCCCCCGTGAGGACCGCGTAAACTCTTCTCTCCGTCATGGCGCCATCGTCGCCTTCTCTGCATGGTTCCTTGTCGGCCATCAGATATGAAGATATCTACTCATAATAAGAAATTATCAGTATATTAACTCATACATTACCAGAATGAGCAATTATACTCATACAAGATCCGTATTCATAGTCCGGGCATGCACCCCCGGCAACCCCACGATTGAGATTGGAGCCGGAGGGTCCAGGTCTAAAGTTTTGACAGGTACTGGACGAACTGCTCGATCCCGCCCTGGCACACCAGGTAACCGACGGCCGCCCCGATAAGGACCGCGATCGCGAAGCTCACCATCGTTCCCACGATGATGTACTCGGATCGCTTCGCGTCGTTGATCCTGAAAAGCCCTTTTGCTGCTATGAGGAACCCGATAGCCGTGTACTCGTTCACCAGGATAAACGTCACGATCAGGACCCGCTCGACGTATCCGATCAAACGGCCGGCATGATCCAATCCATCCTCTTCCGAAGCGGCTATATCTTTCCGCCAGGACCGGGTTACGCTCCCGACCAGGATCCCGCCGGGCCGGAGGACCAGGAGATACGCGACGATGACGACCCAGATCCGGATAACCCCGCCCGGGCTGTCGGACGGATAGGGGACCGGAGTCTGTGAAAGCAGCGCCAGAACGATGAAGAGAACGGCCAGGTGGGCGATAAAAAGCCACCCTACAGGTTCAGGCATTGCGCCCTCATCATCCGGATCTCGCACGCGGGCCGTCCTCTTTCGAAGGCTCGCTATCAGGTCGGGCAGTACGCCGTCGATGACGAAATGCGCTGCCGTAACAAGGACAAAGGCGTACAGGAGGGTGCTCCGGAACTGAGGAAGGAACTCCGGGAGTGACGACGGATCTCTCAGAACAAACATGACGTTCCAGAGATTGACAAAGAGAAACGTCAGTAAACCGGCTGCGAAGGCATGGCAAACCAGGTGCCCGGAGCGCCAGCTGTTCCCGGACCGATCCTTTGCCGGAAATGCGGGCCGGAGAACGAACTCCACCAGCAAGTACGCGAGAAAGATGCGAAGGAACAGTTCGATGCCGTGGGAGATTTCCATTGGAGACAGGTAACTATTCTTCTGAACTCCTACATTACTTCTCCTATTTGCTCTGAAGGGAGACCGACTCATTTAAGAGATTATTGTGATTGAAACTCCCGGGAAATCCATTCATCCGGAATACTCATCCAGGGGAAGGCTACCCATCATGAGGGGCGCGCCGGAAAGGGCTCGTCACTCCCGGAGAGTGCCGGGGACCTTATGGGTTTGGCGCTACGCACATTGTGCCTGCCAATCGAAAACGCAACTGAATTTCCACGAGGCCCCCAGAACCGCCCGCAGCCCTTACATCCCCACCGATTCCGCCACCCGCATCAGTTCGTCCCGGCCGAGCATGCCGCACGTGATCCGGTACGAGTAACCGCCAGCACTCCAGCGGAGCTGATCCCTCCCGTCGGCAGAGACATACCCGGCCTCCCGGCCCCCAGAGAGGGGCACCGATTCAGGCGTGCCGGGAAGGACTGCCTCCGCCCGGTACGGGTCATAGAGCCGCTGCACGAACTCCAGTTCGTCGCTGCCGTTCGTGAACCGGAGTGTGGTGTAGGCGCCGGGGAGATGCGTCCCATCCGCGAAGACGTACCCCTCCGGGAGGTAGGACGGCATCGCCGCACCATAGCGCCGGACGTCGTCGGTGCTCCATAAAAAGAGCGGTGTGATCGCAGCCGTCGGCATCGGCCGGACCTCGACGCCTGTCGGTGGATCGAAGGCGAAGAGGTCGTCCGGGAGCCCGGTGTTCGCCGAGGGATCGGTGTATTCGGCAGAGAGGATCAGGTTCCCGTCTTTGCCATACATCTCCACGCTGAGAAGGAGCCAGGTTTCGGCGTCGATCCATGCCGTGAACCGGTGCACCGCCTCCCGGTAGCGGGTGGGCGCTTCAAAGAGTCTTGATCCGCCCGCAACCTCAAGGAGATAGGCGGTGCGCCCACAGACAGTCTCGGTGCCCAGGTACGAGGCATTCCGCTCCGCAAGCGACTCCGCGACCGTCTCCATATACCCCCGGACCCCCTCCGCCCAGCCGGGGTACTGCGGCTCGGAGAAGGCGGCTTTCATATACGGCCCCGCGACCGTCAGCGCCGTCCGGGTTACCGGGTCGTAGCGCCACTTCCGGGTGCCGTTCGAGACGACGATGGTTCCCGCGAGGTCCGCGGGTTCGAGGTATTCCAGCCGGTAGTTCTCGGGGCCTTTCCGGAGCAGCCTGACGGTGACGTTCTCGGAACCGGCCGTTATCGCTACGGTGGCGGAGAAGTCCGTCGCCTGCTCTTCCGCGGCGACGAACCGGGCGGCGATCTCGTCCGCCGGCGGCGGATCCGCGGCGGTGCCGAGGCACCCGGCGGTGCAGGCGAGGGCGAGGAGGAGCGCGATTGCTAAATACTTCATTTACAGGCCACCCCCGCCACGACGAGGAGCAGCCCGACGAGCGGCATGAGGAGGAGAGTATACAAGACCATGGCAATCGCCATGAAACCCGGCACAGGCGTCCCGGGAACAAGAGTGCAGAACGCGTTAGCGGCCAGGATGAGGGGCAGCACGCTGACAAGGGCGGAGACGGCGATCGGCATCCGCACCCCGTTCCGGCAGTCGTCCGGGAAAGAGTAGAAGAACAATGCTGCCGCCGGAGGAAGCAGGAATAGGAATACATGGTTCCCGATATCGGGAACCGTCACGACCCACCGGGTGATTCCCGTCCAGAGCGCAAGAGCGGTGCAGACGGCCGCGAACGGGATGCCCCAGAACCACCGGGGCGACTCCCGCCGCATCGCCCGCAGGAACTGAACCGACCCGGCGAGCGAGACGAGTGAGAGCAGGATAATCACACTCCCGGAACCGATGGCGCCGCGGGATGCGAGCGTCACCGGCATGACCGCCCAGAGGAAGAAGAAGACCGCGCTCGCGGCGATGAGCGGGCCGGTCTTCATCCCCGCTTCCCCCCGCGGCGCAGGAGCCCGATACCGCAGGCGGCCGTCGCCGCGAGCGCCCCGAATCCCGGGGCGTGGGCGGGCGCCGTCCACCCGTTCTCCCCGAACGACCGGGTCGTGCCGGCGAGGATATAGCCGCCGTCGGCCGTCGCAGCGAGGGCCGAGATGTCGTCGGTCGCATCACCGCCGAACGAACGGGCAGCGGTGACATTCCCCGTATGGTCCAGGAGCACCAGCCACCCGTCGTGCGGCCCGCCGGCGTAGACCGTGCCGGTAAAGGCATACCGGCCCGGAGACGGCGCGACCGCCGACGTGACCAGGAGGGGGCCGCCGGGAATCCCCGGCATCACGGTCCAGGCGACATTCCCGGTCCCGCCGATCATGATGAGGCAGAGGCCAGGGAGATCGCTTCCGGGGCGGAACGCCCCGCCGGCGACGAGGTAGCCGACGGCACCTCCGCCGGGCACTTCAAGAAGAATCGCGCCGGTGCCGCCGTCCATCCCGTCAAGCGTCTTCGTCCAGAGAACCTCCCCCGACGGATCGGTCTGGAATACCCGGACCGGCACGGTCCCGGAACGTGCCGCTTCCCAGGGTTTTCTCACCGCGACAAGGTAGCCGCCGTCGATCGGGGTCGATATGACGCTGTCCACGAGCCCGGAACCGTTGCCACCGATGATCCGGTTCCACTCCTCGAACCCATCGCGGTCGACCTTGACCAGCCAGGCGTTGTCGGTCCCGGACGTCCTCTTCCCGCCGAGGATGAACCCGCCGTCAGCGGTCAGGTCGACCGTCGAGAAGAGCCCGTCCCCCGGGAACGTCCGGCTCCAGACCTCCCGGCCGTCCGGCGCGACCTTGAAGAGCCAGGCGCTGCGCGTATCCTTCTCCGGCGTCCAGCCGGTGCTCCCGGCGACGACGTAGTTTCCATCATCGGTCGCGACCACGGCACGCGCGCTGTCCCAGTCAGGCCCGCCGTAGGTCTTCCTCCAGACCTCATTGCCGTCGGCGTCCGTCCTGAGCAGCAGGGCATCCCGGAACCCTGTGTTCGCGGCGATCAGGTATCCCCCGTCGTCCACCTGGAGCACTGACGCGACGTCCGCACTATCCCCGGCGGGGCAGGTCCGGTTCCAGACCTCGTTCCCCTGCCCGTCCGTCCTGATCAGCCAGATGGAGAGGTCATACCAGGTTGCCTGCGTGCCCGTGGGCGTGGCGGCAAACGCCTCCGCCATGGCCCCCGAGATCCCGGCGAGGACAGCGTTCTCCTCATTGGTCAGGGTCGGGCTCCGGCCCACCGCCGGGTCGAACGCGATCCGGGTAACCGCACTCTCGATCTCGCGCACCACCGGGTATTTCCGCCAGATCTCACGGAGGGACTCCTTCAGCGCCTCCTTCTCTTCAGCGGAGCGGGGGGAACAGTCGATGTAGTCGAGCAGGTTCTCCCGCTCGTCATCGGTCCCGACGAGCATGACGTAGTAGGGTGTCGCCTGTTTCACCGCGTCGTCGATCTCGATCCGGCCGACGGGCGCCTTCACCGGGCTCCCGGCCGGGCGGGGGGTTTCGGCAGCCGCCGCGGTGAGGACGAACAGGCCGGAGAGGAGGAGGATGCAGAGGATGGCTCGTAGATGTTTCATGGGATCGGCTTTCACCCCTTATGCCTCCTCCCCGCACGGACGGCCGAGAGCCCGCCCGAGAGCGCGAGGATGCCCATCCAGGCGGAGAACCCGGGCGCGGTTTGGGCCTGGGGCGGCTCCGGCTCCAGTTCCAGGTCGAGCCTGTTGGTGGTATTCTCAAAGGAGATTTCCCGGTGCAGGGGGAGGTAGCCGTCCTTTTCGACCGATACGTTCTGTCCGTAGCCGAACGCGTTCGCTATCAGGTAACCGCCGTCGCCGGCGGTCTCTGTCGTCACGGGGTACGGTGCGCCGAACAGCGGGAGGGTGGACTCGAACCTCACCGTTGCGCCCGGAACCGGGTGGCCGTCGGTGTCCCTCACCGTCCCGATCACATAGATCCGCGGCGGCGGGGGGATGTCGACGTTGACGTAGATCCGCAATGCCGCCTCGGTAGTCTTCCCCAGGTTGTCGATCAGGGTCACGGTGATCGTCTCGTTCCCCTCCGCGACCGGGACGGTGCAGGCGAAATTGGTCGCGTTCCCGCACGAGACCGTACCTGCGCTGCTCTCGACCACCACGTCCCGTATCCCGTTCGAGGCCTCGGCCCTGCCGGTGACCGTAACCTCGGGCGGGACGAGATCGCTCCATATCGTATCGTACTGCTTTGGGGAGGTGACGGAGAGGAACGTCGAGGTCTCGACCGGTTCCTCCCCGGCGCTCGCCGGGGCTGCGGCCGCAGAAAGCAGCACGAGGATGCAGAGGATCGTCAGAATATTTCGTGTCATAGTCCGGCTCCTTGAAAGAGCGATGGGGAGGGATCGTTTATACCCTTTCTGTGCCGTCCGTTTCCGCGTACACAACCCTCTCCGCCAGGGCGATCTCCCGGGGGGCAAAGACGACCAGCGCCCGGGGGTCCTCGTCGATGGCGGTCGGCGTCCGGTTTTCGTCCGGCGGGTCCCTCGGGTAGATCTCGATGGTGTTCCAGACCTCCGTCGTGGCAAAGGAGATGAACTCCAGCGGCCGGAGCGTCCCGTTCTCGATGGCGTAGATGTTTTTGTAGGTGTCGTCGTAGGTCCTGTTCTGCTCGTGGTAAAAGACCTTCAGGCTCATTCCCTTTTTGCCGTAGAAGA
This portion of the Methanoculleus oceani genome encodes:
- a CDS encoding small multi-drug export protein, which gives rise to MDRSKAIDGIRKGFRAIAIAFVFATLIPVLLGLLFSVPTGRVFSLIVSTLLLQANAAFVGLGLGLNPVFILVVMIFVELGIVLAIYEILDVFAEQSERVRRFTKSTEEKMARYPILHKYGAVTLIVLPALPVIGLYSSVVIGWLLRWNKLQSLFFVTLGWILVTGFLLLVALGFVRVVF
- a CDS encoding DUF6325 family protein, with the protein product MSLGPVEYMVIEFPGNQFKGEIIPALREVIDAGVIRIIDQVFVRKDDRGNVSVMELKDLQKDAAEAFAPLARDASTLFAEEDIEKVSGIMENNSSVALLLFEHVWATRFRDAVLNANGRVIAGERIEKERVDAALAWKPEEQEALEVAP
- the cls gene encoding cardiolipin synthase; this translates as MSGVVGMDWSFVVGIIYLLNTIFAVVVIFFERRNPTATLAWLMVLFFLPLIGFVLYLFLGQNYTRQRLFTLKEKDDATLGSIFEEQHRRLLEGQYWLSNPEAEQYRDVILALLRSNRALLTQDNRIEIYTDGKEKFEALFAAIRNASHHIHLEYFIVNNDELGREVVHALAAKAKEGLEVRLLFDALGARAGGGSRAAFRELTDAGGYIGVFFPSIYRVNYRNHRKIAVIDGRIGFIGGFNIGDEYLGKGPLGYWRDTAVKITGQAVKMLQLRFFLDWNFTTNEYLRADPVYFPEQDGGGTTAVQIVSGGPDTRRSPIKEGYIKLINAARESVYLQTPYFIPDDSISDALRLAALSGVDVRLMIPCKPDHPFVYWATLSFAADLLDSGVRVYTYDNGFIHAKTIVVDGKAGSVGSANWDVRSFRLNFEANAFFYDAAVGAEVKKRFLQDLALSTEITQEWYRERSRRIRIKESISRLFSPLG
- a CDS encoding carboxypeptidase-like regulatory domain-containing protein — encoded protein: MTRNILTILCILVLLSAAAAPASAGEEPVETSTFLSVTSPKQYDTIWSDLVPPEVTVTGRAEASNGIRDVVVESSAGTVSCGNATNFACTVPVAEGNETITVTLIDNLGKTTEAALRIYVNVDIPPPPRIYVIGTVRDTDGHPVPGATVRFESTLPLFGAPYPVTTETAGDGGYLIANAFGYGQNVSVEKDGYLPLHREISFENTTNRLDLELEPEPPQAQTAPGFSAWMGILALSGGLSAVRAGRRHKG
- a CDS encoding DUF4367 domain-containing protein; the protein is MKYLAIALLLALACTAGCLGTAADPPPADEIAARFVAAEEQATDFSATVAITAGSENVTVRLLRKGPENYRLEYLEPADLAGTIVVSNGTRKWRYDPVTRTALTVAGPYMKAAFSEPQYPGWAEGVRGYMETVAESLAERNASYLGTETVCGRTAYLLEVAGGSRLFEAPTRYREAVHRFTAWIDAETWLLLSVEMYGKDGNLILSAEYTDPSANTGLPDDLFAFDPPTGVEVRPMPTAAITPLFLWSTDDVRRYGAAMPSYLPEGYVFADGTHLPGAYTTLRFTNGSDELEFVQRLYDPYRAEAVLPGTPESVPLSGGREAGYVSADGRDQLRWSAGGYSYRITCGMLGRDELMRVAESVGM
- a CDS encoding SHOCT domain-containing protein gives rise to the protein MRGGRPGLIGTVARTAVVAGTATATSHAVNKRIQQKEMQKATQAQQAAPYEEQVQAASYEEQVQAPAGTGITQEEKMAQLRELAELKQMGALTEEEFQQEKQKILAQ
- a CDS encoding TolB family protein: MQVSSGPGDKLFPAISGNYIVWVDDSSASVQLYDSTSGNTSTISDAASIPLELPYELATDGNSVVWTGESPQAEGDILFIYDIASGNLQQVTDGSGAPGFPGVSQNYVVWIDGDELGDVYIYDITSGNISTVTADPYLQLWADIGGNTIIWGDNETEEGDLDIAVLTLEQPRTRLLGDSGDDGFPDVSSDGNYVAWINARGNQTAVYLYDVLAENMTQITSESANPDAVAVDGNHVVYSDWRNGNLDIYLYDISTGVETPVTQDPYQQTYPDISEGTIVWMGNNTGPWEIYTAEVPGGPSPAPVQTSLVQLNPVPAGAI